From the Anopheles coustani chromosome X, idAnoCousDA_361_x.2, whole genome shotgun sequence genome, one window contains:
- the LOC131269319 gene encoding tyramine/octopamine receptor-like, protein MTKHQPYIDSLVNLLSEDIGYVLYSALGSFYIPSCIMVFVYIRIYFAAKARARRGIRKKPLKPPSEQDTSFTRNAGTVPMPSLPSASNNNNQSAVHQHPAAPHHHPGSTGSTQIATIEPPPRGLVAGSGASPMPIPVVTCDFASDMSTSEAGTAEQDNHGLVAAASSHPPLEPKDTLKAPLQQQQQQQQRTSNNGISSELAVSPSAVARNRALSVGIDTDMVSEFDPSSSDSGVISRCAVVKPLKFRLCQPIFGKGKAKARQAGGGRGNNCTQPMLGSGAHDGGGGGGAGGGGGQQAISQLIASKQTDSTCSEMEPALPKPKPRDPEKEKRRIARKKEKRATLILGLIMGSFIACWLPFFFLYILVPICPNCSIPESAFSLAFWLGYMNSALNPAIYTIFNKDFRRAFRRILFK, encoded by the exons ATGACAAAGCACCAACCCTACATCGACTCG CTGGTCAACTTG CTGAGCGAAGACATCGGATACGTGCTGTACTCGGCGCTCGGTTCGTTCTACATCCCCAGCTGCATCATGGTGTTTGTCTACATCCGGATCTACTTCGCGGCCAAGGCGCGCGCCCGTCGGGGCATTCGCAAGAAACCACTGAAGCCACCGAGCGAGCAG GACACGAGCTTCACCCGCAACGCCGGCACCGTCCCGATGCCATCACTTCCCAGTGCCTCTAACAATAACAATCAATCCGCGGTGCACCAGCACCCGGCGGCCCCGCACCACCACCCCGGGAGCACCGGCTCGACCCAGATAGCGACGATAGAGCCGCCCCCGCGGGGGCTCGTGGCGGGGTCGGGCGCCTCCCCGATGCCCATCCCGGTGGTGACGTGCGACTTCGCGTCCGACATGTCGACGAGCGAGGCGGGCACGGCCGAACAGGACAATCACGGGCTGGTGGCCGCGGCCTCCAGCCATCCGCCGCTCGAGCCCAAGGACACGCTGAAGGCGCCcctacagcagcagcagcagcagcagcagcggaccAGCAACAACGGCATCTCGTCCGAGCTGGCCGTCTCACCTTCGGCCGTCGCCCGCAACCGGGCGCTCTCGGTCGGCATCGACACGGACATGGTGAGCGAGTTCGACCCGTCCAGCTCGGACTCGGGCGTCATCAGCCGGTGCGCGGTGGTGAAGCCGCTCAAGTTCCGCCTCTGCCAGCCCATCTTCGGCAAGGGCAAGGCGAAGGCGCGCCAGGCTGGCGGTGGTCGGGGCAACAACTGCACCCAACCGATGCTCGGCTCGGGTGCCCACGAcggcggtggaggaggaggtgcgggaggcggcggcg GGCAGCAGGCCATCTCGCAGCTGATCGCCAGCAAGCAGACGGACAGCACCTGCAGCGAGATGGAACCGGCCCTGCCGAAGCCGAAGCCGCGCGACCCGGAGAAGGAGAAGCGGCGCATCGCGCGCAAGAAGGAGAAGCGCGCCACGCTCATCCTCGGGCTGATCATGGGCAGCTTCATCGCCTGCTGGCTgcccttcttcttcctctacATCCTCGTCCCCATCTGCCCGAACTGCAGCATCCCGGAGAGCGCCTTCTCGCTCGCCTTCTGGCTCGGCTACATGAACTCCGCGCTCAACCCGGCCATCTACACCATCTTCAACAAGGACTTCCGGCGCGCCTTCCGGCGCATCCTGTTCAAGTGA